Proteins encoded in a region of the Oceanibaculum nanhaiense genome:
- the dut gene encoding dUTP diphosphatase produces MSIALPVRILPHGEGLDLPAYQTADSAGLDLVAAVEAEMVLNPGERALVPTGLAIALPSGYEAQIRPRSGLAFKHGMTVLNSPGTVDADYRGEVKVLMINLGQEPFAVKRGERIAQMVVAPVTQIAWQPVADLDETARGAGGFGSTGTATGTAGT; encoded by the coding sequence ATGAGCATTGCGCTTCCCGTCCGCATCCTGCCGCATGGCGAGGGGCTGGACCTGCCGGCCTATCAGACGGCGGACAGCGCCGGGCTTGACCTCGTCGCGGCGGTGGAGGCGGAGATGGTGCTGAATCCTGGCGAACGTGCGCTGGTGCCGACCGGCCTCGCCATCGCCCTGCCGTCGGGCTACGAGGCGCAGATAAGGCCGCGTTCCGGCCTCGCCTTCAAGCACGGCATGACGGTGCTGAATTCGCCTGGCACCGTCGATGCCGATTATCGCGGCGAGGTGAAAGTGCTGATGATCAATCTCGGGCAGGAACCCTTCGCGGTGAAGCGCGGCGAGCGCATTGCCCAGATGGTGGTCGCCCCGGTGACGCAGATTGCGTGGCAACCGGTCGCCGATCTGGACGAGACGGCGCGTGGCGCCGGCGGTTTCGGTTCGACCGGAACCGCGACCGGTACAGCTGGCACCTGA
- a CDS encoding RrF2 family transcriptional regulator, giving the protein MLKSSRKLLFAIEAVLDIAYNAADTPVQSREITERQGIPRRYLEPVLQQLVRADILIGVRGPRGGYRLGRERRRITLGDICRTVDSGVDAEEDRQDTEGSALGREVLRPLWTGLRDELLAKLDAVTIEDLCDEARGKGIRKIGKTALDFTI; this is encoded by the coding sequence ATGCTGAAATCCTCGCGCAAGCTGCTGTTCGCCATCGAGGCGGTGCTCGACATCGCCTACAACGCGGCCGACACGCCGGTGCAGAGCCGGGAGATCACCGAACGCCAGGGCATTCCCCGGCGCTATCTGGAGCCGGTGCTGCAGCAGCTGGTGCGCGCCGACATATTGATCGGGGTGCGCGGCCCGCGCGGCGGCTACCGGCTGGGGCGGGAGCGCCGGCGCATCACGCTGGGCGATATCTGCCGCACCGTCGATAGCGGCGTGGATGCGGAGGAAGACCGGCAGGACACCGAGGGCTCGGCGCTGGGCCGCGAGGTGCTGCGCCCGCTCTGGACCGGTCTGCGCGACGAGTTGCTGGCCAAGCTGGACGCCGTGACCATCGAGGATCTGTGCGACGAGGCCCGCGGCAAGGGCATCCGCAAGATCGGCAAGACCGCGCTCGACTTCACGATCTGA
- a CDS encoding SDR family oxidoreductase, translating to MTGILVVTGGSRGIGAATARLAAQRGWDVAVNYKGNARAAEAVVGEVESEGRRAVAIQGDMALESDVIRLFLEAEKALGKVTGVVNNAGITGTGSLLADTDLATIRSVIDLNVTGALIVAREAVRHMAKSRGGQGGGIVNLSSAAARLGGTGELIPYAASKGAIETLTLGLAKEVAAEGIRVNAVSPGLIETDIHESTGDPNRMKRLLPGVPMGRSGTAEEVAEAILWLLSPASSYVTGTSIQITGGRL from the coding sequence ATGACGGGTATTCTTGTCGTCACCGGCGGCAGCCGGGGCATTGGCGCGGCGACCGCGCGGCTGGCCGCCCAGCGCGGCTGGGATGTGGCGGTGAACTACAAGGGCAATGCCAGGGCCGCCGAGGCGGTCGTCGGCGAGGTCGAGAGCGAAGGCCGCCGCGCCGTCGCCATCCAGGGCGACATGGCGCTGGAATCCGACGTGATCCGCCTGTTCCTGGAGGCCGAAAAGGCACTCGGCAAGGTGACCGGCGTGGTGAACAATGCCGGCATCACCGGCACGGGCAGCCTGCTGGCCGATACCGACCTCGCCACCATCCGGTCGGTCATCGACCTGAACGTGACCGGCGCGCTGATCGTGGCGCGCGAGGCGGTGCGCCACATGGCGAAATCGCGCGGTGGCCAGGGCGGCGGCATCGTGAATCTGTCCTCCGCCGCCGCGCGCCTTGGCGGTACCGGCGAACTGATCCCCTACGCCGCCAGCAAGGGCGCCATCGAGACGCTGACGCTCGGCCTCGCCAAGGAGGTCGCGGCGGAGGGTATAAGGGTGAACGCCGTCTCGCCCGGCCTGATCGAAACCGATATCCATGAGTCGACCGGCGATCCCAACCGCATGAAGCGGCTGCTGCCCGGCGTGCCGATGGGCCGGTCCGGTACCGCCGAGGAGGTGGCGGAGGCAATCCTGTGGCTGCTCTCGCCTGCCTCCTCCTACGTCACCGGCACCTCGATCCAGATCACCGGCGGCCGGCTGTAG
- a CDS encoding nicotinate-nucleotide--dimethylbenzimidazole phosphoribosyltransferase yields the protein MAEETNAGAGQADEPHFGEIRRMLDDLPEIDRDAAHTAGHAILPGSGRLAALARFLAGWQGRPTPQMTHPRLTLFAASHGAAAALGIDPVAVSEAAVQRFLDGVTPLNRLAESLDSDLRVYELSVELASADFSAGPALEEADCARAMTYGMIAVEPGIDVLALASISAESDLPAAALATLLLGGMAADWCGPSADPARLALIDKAVSLHAGTRADPLEALRCLGGLDIAAMAGAILACRFARTPVLIDGRDGLAAALVLRALEPTAIQHCLLAHASADPLAAALGRALGFEPLLDLGISTGDGVASATALAILRAACACQAAAVH from the coding sequence ATGGCCGAGGAAACCAACGCCGGGGCGGGCCAGGCCGACGAGCCGCATTTCGGCGAAATCCGACGGATGCTGGATGATCTGCCGGAGATCGACCGCGACGCCGCCCATACCGCCGGCCATGCCATCTTGCCCGGCAGCGGGCGGCTGGCGGCGCTGGCGCGCTTCCTTGCCGGCTGGCAGGGGCGCCCGACGCCGCAGATGACCCATCCGCGCCTGACCCTGTTCGCCGCCAGCCATGGCGCCGCAGCCGCGCTCGGCATCGATCCGGTGGCGGTCAGCGAAGCGGCGGTGCAGCGGTTTCTCGATGGCGTGACGCCGCTGAACCGTCTGGCGGAATCGCTGGATTCCGACCTGCGCGTCTATGAATTGTCGGTTGAGCTGGCGAGCGCCGATTTCTCGGCCGGCCCGGCGCTGGAAGAGGCCGACTGCGCGCGCGCCATGACCTATGGCATGATCGCCGTCGAACCCGGTATCGATGTGCTGGCGCTGGCCAGCATCTCGGCCGAATCCGACCTCCCGGCGGCGGCGCTGGCAACCCTGCTGCTGGGCGGCATGGCGGCCGACTGGTGCGGGCCCTCCGCCGATCCGGCGCGACTGGCGCTCATCGATAAGGCGGTCTCGCTGCATGCCGGCACCCGGGCCGATCCGCTGGAAGCGCTGCGCTGCCTGGGCGGGCTGGACATCGCGGCGATGGCCGGCGCCATCCTGGCCTGCCGTTTCGCCCGCACGCCGGTACTGATCGACGGCCGCGACGGTCTGGCGGCAGCGCTGGTGCTGCGCGCGCTGGAGCCGACGGCGATCCAGCACTGCCTGCTGGCCCATGCCAGCGCTGATCCGCTGGCGGCAGCGCTCGGCCGGGCGCTGGGCTTCGAGCCGCTGCTCGATCTCGGCATTTCGACCGGTGATGGCGTCGCCTCGGCAACCGCGCTCGCCATCCTGCGCGCCGCCTGCGCCTGTCAGGCGGCAGCGGTGCATTAG
- a CDS encoding histidine phosphatase family protein, which produces MSQEAATTTRWWWVRHAPVTSEGGRIYGAGDPPADVSDVESFSGLARLLPRDAVWVTSHLQRTHQTMAAVGAAGYPLPEVGTQGVEIDLGEQSFGELQGRPRHEIFATVEFQRHRFWLTAPEVAPPGGESFQDLLGRVTPVVERLTHEYARRDVICVAHGGTIRAALAHALDIPAAKALHFQIDNLSVTRIDHHPAEENWPDPAWQVVMVNRRPR; this is translated from the coding sequence ATGAGCCAGGAAGCCGCAACAACGACACGCTGGTGGTGGGTGCGCCACGCCCCGGTGACCAGCGAAGGCGGGCGGATCTACGGTGCCGGCGATCCGCCGGCGGACGTGTCCGATGTGGAGAGCTTCAGCGGGCTGGCCCGGCTGCTGCCGCGCGATGCGGTGTGGGTGACCTCGCATCTGCAGCGCACCCATCAGACGATGGCGGCGGTCGGCGCGGCCGGTTACCCGCTGCCGGAGGTGGGCACGCAGGGCGTCGAGATCGATCTGGGCGAGCAAAGCTTCGGTGAATTGCAGGGCCGGCCCCGGCACGAGATCTTCGCCACCGTCGAGTTTCAGCGCCATCGCTTCTGGCTGACCGCGCCGGAGGTTGCCCCGCCGGGCGGCGAGAGCTTCCAGGACCTGCTGGGCCGGGTGACACCGGTGGTCGAGCGGCTGACGCATGAATATGCGCGGCGCGACGTGATCTGCGTCGCTCATGGCGGGACGATCCGCGCGGCGCTGGCGCATGCGCTGGACATTCCGGCGGCGAAGGCGCTGCATTTCCAGATCGACAATCTGTCGGTCACCCGCATCGACCATCATCCGGCGGAGGAGAACTGGCCTGATCCGGCCTGGCAGGTGGTGATGGTGAACCGGCGGCCGCGCTGA
- a CDS encoding lipid-binding SYLF domain-containing protein: MRRLKYALSLALGLFLAAPAVSAPAFADDTPQLLVDKSLGSLRAVLSEKGLEPARGYLKQAKGVLIVPDLVKAGFILGGQAGDGVLLTKAADGSWNGPAFYQVIAGSIGLQAGVESREALFLVMSDSGLQKLMQNEMKLGADASVAIGTVGAGVGASSTGNPEADILVYSKSKGLFGGGSIEGGVVKPKPEMNSAYYGGAVTPDAILMKGTRNAAGAAELRKELAQYD, encoded by the coding sequence ATGCGCCGATTGAAATATGCACTTTCCCTGGCCCTTGGCCTGTTCCTCGCCGCCCCGGCGGTAAGCGCCCCGGCCTTCGCCGATGACACCCCGCAGTTGCTGGTCGATAAGTCGCTCGGCTCGCTGCGCGCCGTGCTGAGCGAAAAGGGGCTGGAGCCGGCCCGCGGCTATCTGAAGCAGGCCAAGGGCGTGCTGATCGTGCCGGACCTCGTCAAAGCCGGCTTCATCCTGGGCGGCCAGGCCGGTGACGGCGTGCTGCTGACCAAGGCGGCTGACGGCAGCTGGAACGGCCCGGCCTTCTATCAGGTGATCGCCGGCAGCATTGGCCTGCAGGCGGGCGTCGAATCGCGCGAGGCGCTGTTCCTGGTGATGAGCGATTCCGGGCTGCAGAAACTAATGCAGAACGAGATGAAGCTCGGCGCCGACGCCAGCGTCGCCATCGGCACGGTGGGTGCCGGCGTGGGCGCATCCAGCACCGGCAATCCGGAGGCCGACATTCTGGTCTATTCCAAGTCGAAGGGCCTGTTCGGCGGCGGTTCCATCGAAGGCGGCGTGGTGAAGCCGAAGCCGGAGATGAACAGCGCCTATTACGGTGGCGCGGTTACGCCGGATGCCATCCTGATGAAGGGCACCCGAAATGCCGCGGGTGCCGCCGAGCTGCGCAAGGAACTCGCCCAGTACGATTGA
- a CDS encoding pentapeptide repeat-containing protein — protein sequence MKKTTGLTLLLATLFLMPLATSPVLAGCGDPPGPGVDWRNCNLSRQEMSKADLTKATLWRTSFNRSTLTDANLSEADANRSMFLETKMAGATLDGGRFTYADFSRADLTGASLKDANLSRARFHNAILREADLTGADIRDADFFRADLSGALWIDGKKRCGEDSVGACR from the coding sequence ATGAAAAAAACCACCGGCCTTACCCTCCTGCTGGCGACGCTGTTCCTGATGCCGCTGGCGACCTCTCCCGTATTGGCGGGCTGCGGCGATCCGCCCGGCCCAGGCGTGGACTGGCGCAACTGCAATCTGAGCCGGCAGGAAATGTCCAAGGCTGACCTGACAAAGGCGACCTTGTGGCGGACCAGCTTCAACCGCAGCACCCTGACGGACGCCAATCTCAGCGAGGCCGACGCCAACCGGTCGATGTTCCTGGAAACCAAGATGGCCGGCGCCACGCTCGATGGCGGCCGCTTTACCTATGCCGATTTCTCCCGCGCCGATCTGACCGGCGCCTCGCTGAAGGACGCCAACCTGTCGCGCGCCCGTTTCCACAACGCCATCCTGCGCGAAGCCGATTTAACCGGCGCGGACATACGGGATGCAGATTTCTTCCGGGCCGATCTCAGCGGTGCGCTCTGGATCGATGGCAAGAAACGCTGCGGCGAAGACTCGGTCGGCGCCTGCCGCTAA
- the sdhC gene encoding succinate dehydrogenase, cytochrome b556 subunit yields MQSGGKAARPLSPHLQIYRPQITSILSILHRITGVALSVGTLMLTWWLLAAAAGPDHFATAHGFITSWFGYLLLLGWSVALFYHLANGIRHLAWDAGWGFELPQVYKSGYAVLAATVILTAIAWGVGLTMGS; encoded by the coding sequence ATGCAGTCCGGCGGGAAGGCGGCACGGCCGCTATCACCCCATTTGCAGATTTACCGTCCGCAGATCACCTCGATCCTGTCGATCCTGCACCGCATCACCGGTGTCGCGCTGTCAGTGGGTACGCTGATGCTGACCTGGTGGCTGCTGGCCGCCGCGGCAGGGCCCGATCATTTCGCGACGGCGCACGGCTTCATCACCTCCTGGTTCGGCTATCTGCTGCTGCTGGGCTGGTCGGTGGCGCTGTTCTACCACCTCGCGAACGGTATCCGGCATCTGGCCTGGGACGCCGGCTGGGGCTTCGAGCTGCCGCAGGTCTATAAAAGCGGCTATGCGGTGCTCGCCGCGACCGTGATCCTGACGGCCATCGCCTGGGGCGTTGGCCTCACGATGGGGAGCTGA